TTGGTCTCCCTGACCTCGAGGAAGTCCTTCCAGTCCTGGAGGACTTCCCCGTAGGTAGGGACTCCCCTCACCCACTTGGCGAACCAGGGTTGGACACCCCGGGAGCGCGGGGTGTGCCCCAGAAGACTCCTCAGATCTCCCTCGTAGTAGACATCGGCGTTGAGAGTGAGGGAGTCCAAGGCTTCCAGGGCCTCCCGCTCGAGGAGGTGGAGGTACTCCCACCCTACCCCCTCCAGGTCCTCCCCCTGGTTCTCCAGAATTGCCCGGATCGCCCAGGTGGGCAACCGGGTCTGGTGAGCCCAAGGACCACGGTCTCCTTCAGGTTCGGTGTCCTCCTCTAACTCTCCCAGAATCTCCCGAAGCGCCCGGACCGCTTCGGCGATCCGGGGCTCGTCCCAGTCGGGGTGCTCCCACCTGTCCCCGGGAAGAAGGGGGATTTCCTTCCCCCAGGGGGTGAGATATTTGTCCCCGCTTTGCTTCGCTACCCTAGCGGCCCGGGTGGCGATCATGCGCTTGACCTTCTCCCCGATCCGGGAAGAAGGCACCGCCACGCATATCTGCTTCCCCTGAGCTACGGCAAACGCCGCCGCCCAGAGGACCTTCTGGTTTATCTCCCCGCTAAACCAGAAGTCAACTCCCTCTCCCCGGGGATTAGAAACGACCCTAACGCGAATGCGCTGGCTCCACACGTCGTCCCCGGTAACCCGGATGGCAGGTTTATCCTCCCGCTTCCGCTTCCACCCGTGGCGTTCCGCGAGCCTCCGGGTGGCCTCCTCCAGGGCGACGAGGACCACCACCGCCACCGGAGAGCGGTCCCGGATCTCCCACGAGATCCCCCTCACCCAGACCTCGTGGGCCTCCCTCAAAAACTCCCCCTTCTCCGTGGGGTTGGCACGGAGGAAGGCGCCCAGAGCCCTAAGAGCCTCCTCGGGAGTCCTGGGCTCCCTCCCGAGGGTCTGCCGGATCCCCTTGGTCCACCTCTCTGCTTTCATGGCGTGTCCATTATACCATGTCAGTTGTGAAAGGTGGGGTTTACTTATCTCGTGGTTGTGATATACTGAAGCCGCCGAACAGGGGTCTTAGGACCACCTCTCGGCCTTCATGGTCGTCCGGGGGGAACCCCGGGCGTTTTTCTTAGGGGGTGAAAGGGGATGCCCTTCCTTCTGATCGGGGTCTTGACGGTATACACGCTGGCGTTGGCCCTCGGGAGTCCCGAGGTGTTCCGGAAAGCGTGGCTCTACGCCCTGGTCTACTACGGGGTGAGCGCCCTTGGAGACACCTGGACTACCCTGGAGGGGCTACGCCGGGGGTACCGGGAGGGCAACCCGCTCTACGCCCGGGCGCTCTCCTGGTCCCCTTGGGGGATTTTTCTGGTGGACTTTGGCCTTCTTTCCCTGAAGGTGGTGTTCCTCTCGCGGTTGGGTTTTGACCCCACGGTGGCCTACCCGGTGGCCTTCGTCATCGCCGGGCACGGGCACGCCGTGGGGTTTCTTTGGAACCTCGGGTTTGTGTTGCCTTTGAGGAAGTAGCCTTCTTTTTTCTCTTGGTCTGGGGCGGGCTTTAGCCCGCCCCGTGTTTTACTCCAACCGGATGAGGAGGTCTTCCCCTTCTCTGGAGATCTCCAGCCGTCCTGGCCTTCCCTTGTAGGCGAGGTAGGCCTCGGCCAGGGGATCGGCCACCAGGGACTCGATGGCCCGCTGGAGGTCCCGGGCCCCGAAGCGGGCGTCCACCCGGGAGAGGAGGAGGTCGTACACGCCATCGTCCACCTTCACCTCCAGGTAGGCCAGTCCGGCCTGCCGTCTCCAGTTCTCCAGGTAGCCCCGAAGGTGTCGTTCGGCGATCCCGCGAAGGGTCTTCTGGTCGAAGGGGCGGAAGGCTACCACCGTGTCCAGGCGGTTCACGAACTCGGGCCGGAGGCCCAACCCCACCAGGTGGCCCCGGAGGAGGTGGTCGGGCATCTCCCCTCTCCCCTCGAAGGCCTCCCGGGCCAGGAGGTTGGTGGTGAAGAGGAGGATGGCCTCCGGGGCGGAGGCCACCAGCCCCTTGGAGAGCTCCTGGAACCGCCCCTCGTCCAGGAGCTGGAGGAGGGGGTCTAAGACCGCGGGGTGGGCCTTCTCCATCTCGTCGAAGAGGAAGACCCCCTTGGGGTGGCGGGCCAGGTCTTCGTAAAGCCTCCCCGGGCGGTCGGAGCCCACGTACCCGGGCGGGGAGCCCACCAGGGCGGCCACGGTGTGGTCCTGGCCGTACTGGTTCATGTCGTAGCGGATCAGGGGGCGGCCCAGGGCATCCGCCAGGGCCTTGGCGAGCTCCGTCTTCCCGGTCCCGGTGGGCCCGGCGAGCATGACGGAAAAGGGCTTTTCCTTCCGGGAAAGCCCCGCCGCCTTCCGCTTGAGGCCCCTGACCACGGCTTCCACCGCGTGGTCCTGGCCGATGACCCTCCGCTTCAGGGCCTCCTCCAGGGCGGTGAAGTCCACCGCTTCGGTACCGCCGCTCACCGTCTT
This genomic stretch from Thermus oshimai DSM 12092 harbors:
- a CDS encoding DUF5658 family protein; the encoded protein is MFRKAWLYALVYYGVSALGDTWTTLEGLRRGYREGNPLYARALSWSPWGIFLVDFGLLSLKVVFLSRLGFDPTVAYPVAFVIAGHGHAVGFLWNLGFVLPLRK
- a CDS encoding AAA family ATPase, encoding MAAVLGNRDAQIFLLTIAVLWLLYTYREPLLRFASGVRIPPIFAGGPFFLLRRLFAVFLMLSGLALSGTALLYIVLTAINLLWGKGFAPGDPSLLTVALVGGIGVLAGLYGLDLYRRPPIRVHGHGRPVVVKKTVSGGTEAVDFTALEEALKRRVIGQDHAVEAVVRGLKRKAAGLSRKEKPFSVMLAGPTGTGKTELAKALADALGRPLIRYDMNQYGQDHTVAALVGSPPGYVGSDRPGRLYEDLARHPKGVFLFDEMEKAHPAVLDPLLQLLDEGRFQELSKGLVASAPEAILLFTTNLLAREAFEGRGEMPDHLLRGHLVGLGLRPEFVNRLDTVVAFRPFDQKTLRGIAERHLRGYLENWRRQAGLAYLEVKVDDGVYDLLLSRVDARFGARDLQRAIESLVADPLAEAYLAYKGRPGRLEISREGEDLLIRLE